Proteins encoded within one genomic window of Sphaerotilus montanus:
- a CDS encoding chloride channel protein codes for MPPPDRTPPWQALREAVLHSRPWIDRAVVLTYAVLTGLVVVGFTLLTELATDTHLQLRGSGWFGAGLALVWTPLLTVAVLMWTRRYAPEAAGSGIPQVIAALHDDIAPGRASALVSLRLALHKVVLTSAGLLAGLSIGREGPTVQVGAGVMQHARRWLSPASGIDAHDLMVAGAAAGVAAAFNTPLGGIVFAIEQLTRRRDLQHSNLTIAAIVLAGLVSISVFGNQSYFGALVVPRLDWSLLGPGVAVALASGLAGGLFARLLVVCAQGGDRISQWRGRFPLRFAAACGLAVAVIGLVTGGATAGAGYHPTRALLEHGEDGLPPLYTLLKFVATWLSAWSGVPAGVFAPSLAIGAGVGHDVARLVGLAGRPEAVALVALGMVGFLSASTQGPITAFIIVMEMVSGQAMVLSLMACALLSSGVARLVSPSMYVELAVRWGMPVAGPGRASPQSG; via the coding sequence ATGCCACCCCCCGACCGAACCCCTCCCTGGCAGGCGCTGCGCGAGGCCGTGCTGCACAGCCGCCCCTGGATCGACCGCGCCGTCGTGCTGACCTATGCCGTGCTGACCGGGCTGGTCGTGGTCGGCTTCACGCTGCTGACGGAACTGGCGACCGACACCCACCTGCAACTGCGCGGCAGCGGCTGGTTCGGCGCCGGGCTGGCGCTGGTCTGGACGCCGCTGCTGACGGTGGCGGTGCTGATGTGGACCCGTCGCTACGCCCCCGAGGCAGCCGGCTCGGGCATCCCGCAGGTGATCGCCGCGCTGCACGACGACATTGCGCCCGGACGCGCCTCGGCTCTGGTGTCACTGCGGCTGGCGCTGCACAAGGTGGTGCTGACGAGCGCGGGCCTGCTGGCCGGGTTGTCGATCGGCCGCGAGGGGCCGACGGTGCAGGTCGGCGCGGGCGTGATGCAGCATGCGCGGCGCTGGCTGTCGCCTGCCAGCGGCATCGACGCGCACGACCTGATGGTGGCCGGTGCCGCCGCGGGCGTGGCCGCCGCGTTCAACACGCCGCTGGGCGGCATCGTCTTCGCCATCGAGCAGCTCACCCGCCGCCGCGACCTGCAGCACAGCAACCTCACGATCGCCGCCATCGTGCTGGCTGGCCTGGTGTCGATCTCGGTATTCGGCAACCAGAGCTATTTTGGCGCGCTGGTCGTGCCGCGGCTGGACTGGTCGCTGCTCGGTCCTGGCGTCGCGGTGGCGCTGGCGTCGGGGCTGGCGGGCGGGTTGTTCGCGCGGCTGCTGGTGGTCTGCGCGCAGGGCGGTGACCGGATCAGCCAATGGCGCGGACGGTTTCCGCTGCGCTTCGCCGCGGCGTGCGGGCTGGCGGTGGCGGTGATCGGGCTGGTGACCGGCGGCGCCACGGCCGGCGCGGGCTACCACCCGACCCGCGCCTTGCTCGAACACGGCGAGGACGGCCTGCCGCCGCTCTACACGCTGCTGAAGTTCGTGGCGACCTGGCTGTCGGCGTGGAGCGGCGTGCCGGCGGGCGTGTTCGCGCCCTCGCTGGCGATCGGCGCCGGGGTGGGGCACGACGTGGCGCGGCTGGTCGGACTGGCCGGACGTCCCGAGGCGGTGGCGCTGGTGGCGCTCGGCATGGTGGGCTTCCTGTCGGCCTCGACCCAGGGGCCGATCACCGCCTTCATCATCGTGATGGAGATGGTCTCCGGGCAGGCGATGGTGCTGAGCCTGATGGCCTGCGCGCTGCTGTCGAGCGGGGTGGCGCGGCTGGTGAGTCCGTCGATGTACGTCGAGCTGGCGGTGCGCTGGGGCATGCCGGTGGCGGGGCCGGGCCGGGCGTCTCCCCAATCAGGGTGA
- the pgi gene encoding glucose-6-phosphate isomerase — MQAPRCDQTAAWTALTAQFAQSGRRFDLRPAFADDATRAEAFSLSAPEVFADLSKNHWDAETRGLLLALARECQIEQRRDAMLAGEPINHTEGRAVLHTALRAPRGAAPFSDEVHEVLDRLLAYVEQVRDTATSGIRHVVNIGIGGSDLGPQMVVPALDAFAHRGLQLHFVSNVDGHDIVPVLRGLDPRETLVIVASKTFTTQETMANAEVARAWFLAGYGEGGEAAIAKHFAATTTNVAAAAKFGITTTFGFWDWVGGRYSLWSAIGLPIALAIGAENFRALLAGAHAMDCHFAEAPLEANLPIQLGLLDVWYRNFHGYTSRSVAPYHQGLRRLPAYLQQLEMESNGKCVDLDGQPLPFGTSPVVWGEAGTNGQHAYFQMLHQGTDVIPVEFIAVKTPCYDAAGGTGLPDSVRAGLADQHHKLLANCLAQSQALMLGKSTEDAMGETAPTASKSLDALTIARHRTFPGNRPSTTLVLDRLTPAAMGALIALYEHRVFTSGALWRINSFDQWGVELGKALCSQLLPRFATGDTDGLDGSTAALLQRLLG, encoded by the coding sequence ATGCAAGCTCCGCGTTGTGACCAGACCGCCGCCTGGACCGCGCTGACCGCGCAGTTCGCCCAGAGCGGCCGCCGCTTCGATCTGCGCCCCGCCTTCGCCGACGACGCCACGCGCGCCGAAGCGTTCTCGCTGAGCGCCCCGGAAGTGTTCGCTGACCTGTCGAAGAACCACTGGGACGCCGAGACCCGCGGCCTGCTGCTGGCGCTGGCCCGCGAATGCCAGATCGAGCAGCGGCGCGACGCGATGCTGGCCGGCGAGCCGATCAACCACACCGAAGGTCGCGCCGTGCTGCACACCGCGCTGCGCGCCCCGCGCGGTGCGGCGCCGTTCAGCGACGAGGTGCATGAAGTCCTCGACCGGCTGCTGGCCTACGTCGAGCAGGTGCGCGACACGGCCACCAGCGGCATCCGCCACGTCGTCAACATCGGCATCGGCGGTTCGGACCTCGGCCCGCAGATGGTCGTGCCGGCGCTGGATGCGTTTGCACACCGCGGGCTGCAGCTGCACTTCGTCTCCAACGTCGACGGCCACGACATCGTGCCGGTGCTGCGTGGGCTGGACCCGCGCGAGACGCTGGTCATCGTCGCCTCCAAGACCTTCACGACGCAGGAGACGATGGCCAACGCCGAAGTCGCCCGCGCGTGGTTCCTGGCCGGCTACGGCGAGGGCGGCGAGGCGGCGATCGCGAAGCACTTCGCGGCGACCACGACGAACGTGGCCGCGGCGGCGAAGTTCGGCATCACGACGACCTTCGGCTTCTGGGACTGGGTGGGCGGGCGCTACTCGCTGTGGAGCGCGATCGGGCTGCCGATTGCGCTGGCAATCGGCGCGGAGAACTTCCGCGCGCTGCTGGCCGGCGCGCACGCGATGGATTGTCATTTCGCCGAAGCACCGCTGGAAGCCAACCTGCCGATCCAGCTCGGCCTGCTCGACGTCTGGTACCGCAACTTCCACGGCTACACCAGCCGCTCGGTCGCGCCCTACCACCAAGGCCTGCGCCGGCTGCCGGCCTACCTGCAGCAGCTGGAGATGGAGTCCAACGGCAAGTGCGTGGACCTCGACGGCCAGCCGCTGCCCTTCGGCACCTCGCCGGTCGTCTGGGGCGAAGCCGGCACCAACGGCCAGCACGCCTACTTCCAGATGCTGCACCAGGGCACGGACGTGATCCCGGTCGAGTTCATCGCCGTGAAGACGCCGTGCTACGACGCGGCGGGCGGCACGGGCCTGCCCGACAGCGTGCGCGCCGGTCTGGCCGACCAGCACCACAAGCTGCTCGCCAACTGCCTCGCGCAGAGCCAGGCGCTGATGCTCGGCAAGTCCACCGAAGACGCGATGGGCGAGACGGCGCCGACCGCGTCGAAGTCGCTGGACGCGCTGACCATCGCCCGCCACCGCACCTTCCCCGGCAACCGCCCGAGCACGACGCTGGTGCTCGATCGGCTGACCCCGGCGGCGATGGGCGCGCTGATCGCGCTGTACGAACACCGCGTGTTCACCAGCGGCGCGCTGTGGCGCATCAACAGCTTCGACCAGTGGGGCGTGGAGCTGGGCAAGGCGCTGTGCAGCCAGTTGCTGCCGCGATTTGCCACGGGCGACACGGACGGGCTGGACGGCTCGACGGCGGCGCTGCTGCAGCGGTTGCTGGGCTGA
- the recQ gene encoding DNA helicase RecQ codes for MNTPVTLPAATAVARQVLAEVFGYAAFRGQQQAIVEQLIGGGDALVLMPTGGGKSLCYQIPAIVRHRAGQGVAVVVSPLIALMQDQVGALDEVGVEAAFLNSTLTPQQAASVEQGLLSGRLTMLYAAPERLLTPRFLAMLESLHERGQLSLFAIDEAHCVSQWGHDFREEYLGLSALHERFPDVPRIALTATADDHTRADIVERLQLQDAKLFISSFDRPNIRYTIVERDNARTQLLRFLRDEHEGDAGVVYCGSRKKVEETAAWLQDEGIPALPYHAGLDAGVRKRHQDRFLREEGLVMVATIAFGMGIDKPDVRFVAHLDLPKNIEGYYQETGRGGRDGAPADAWMTYGLADVVNQRRMIDESPAGDDFKRVQRGKLDALLALAEAHDCRRVRLLAYFGEDSQPCGNCDNCLHPPVTWDSTDAARKALSCIYRFAQHGREHHGARSFGVAYLIDVLRGKRTEKVEQYGHASLSTFGIGADLSEQQWRAVLRQLVALGHVVTEGEYGTLALTDTARTVLRGDVQLRMRTPAEAPRRSRSRTRGGAAAGTDAAPRGPKVAPADLDERQIACFEALRQWRADVAREHNLPAYVVFHDATLAEMARRQPASLAELGGISGVGAKKLEAYGTALLQVLEEGKA; via the coding sequence ATGAACACCCCCGTCACCCTCCCCGCCGCCACCGCCGTCGCCCGCCAGGTCCTCGCCGAAGTCTTCGGCTACGCTGCCTTCCGCGGCCAGCAGCAGGCCATCGTCGAGCAGCTCATCGGCGGCGGCGACGCGCTGGTGCTGATGCCGACCGGCGGCGGAAAAAGCCTGTGCTACCAGATCCCCGCCATCGTCCGCCACCGCGCGGGGCAGGGCGTCGCGGTGGTCGTCAGCCCGCTGATCGCGCTGATGCAGGACCAGGTCGGCGCGCTCGACGAGGTCGGCGTCGAGGCCGCGTTCCTCAACTCCACGCTCACGCCGCAGCAGGCCGCCTCGGTCGAGCAGGGTCTGCTGTCGGGTCGGCTGACCATGCTCTACGCCGCGCCGGAGCGGCTGCTGACCCCGCGCTTCCTCGCGATGCTGGAGTCGCTGCACGAGCGCGGCCAGCTCTCGCTGTTCGCCATCGACGAGGCGCACTGCGTCAGCCAGTGGGGCCACGATTTCCGCGAGGAATACCTGGGGCTGTCGGCGCTGCACGAGCGTTTCCCCGACGTGCCACGCATCGCCTTGACCGCGACCGCCGACGACCACACCCGCGCCGACATCGTCGAGCGGCTGCAGCTGCAGGACGCCAAGCTCTTCATCAGCAGCTTCGACCGCCCGAACATCCGCTACACCATCGTCGAGCGCGACAACGCCCGCACGCAGCTGCTGCGTTTCCTGCGCGACGAGCACGAGGGCGACGCGGGTGTCGTCTACTGCGGCAGCCGCAAGAAGGTGGAAGAGACGGCGGCGTGGCTGCAGGACGAGGGCATTCCCGCGCTGCCGTACCACGCCGGTCTGGACGCCGGGGTGCGCAAGCGCCACCAGGACCGCTTCCTGCGCGAGGAAGGGCTGGTGATGGTGGCGACCATCGCGTTCGGCATGGGCATCGACAAGCCGGACGTGCGCTTCGTGGCCCACCTCGACCTGCCCAAGAACATCGAAGGCTATTACCAGGAGACCGGCCGCGGCGGGCGGGATGGCGCGCCGGCCGATGCCTGGATGACCTACGGGCTGGCCGACGTGGTGAACCAGCGCCGCATGATCGACGAGAGCCCTGCTGGCGACGACTTCAAGCGGGTGCAGCGCGGCAAGCTCGACGCGCTGCTGGCGCTGGCCGAGGCGCACGACTGCCGGCGCGTGCGGCTGCTGGCCTACTTCGGCGAAGACAGCCAGCCCTGCGGCAACTGCGACAACTGCCTGCACCCGCCCGTCACCTGGGACAGCACCGACGCGGCGCGCAAGGCGCTGTCGTGCATCTACCGCTTCGCCCAGCATGGCCGCGAGCACCACGGCGCGCGCAGCTTCGGTGTCGCCTACCTGATCGACGTGCTGCGCGGCAAGCGCACCGAGAAGGTCGAGCAGTACGGACACGCCTCCCTGAGCACCTTCGGCATCGGCGCCGACCTGAGCGAGCAGCAGTGGCGCGCGGTGCTGCGGCAGCTGGTGGCGCTCGGGCATGTCGTGACGGAGGGCGAGTACGGCACGCTGGCGCTGACCGACACGGCGCGCACGGTGCTGCGCGGCGACGTGCAGCTGCGCATGCGCACGCCGGCCGAAGCGCCACGCCGCAGCCGCTCGCGCACCCGCGGCGGCGCTGCGGCAGGCACCGACGCCGCACCGCGCGGACCCAAGGTGGCGCCAGCGGATCTGGACGAACGGCAGATTGCCTGCTTCGAGGCATTGCGCCAGTGGCGCGCCGACGTGGCGCGCGAGCACAACCTGCCCGCCTACGTCGTCTTCCACGACGCGACACTGGCCGAGATGGCGCGCCGCCAGCCCGCGTCGCTGGCGGAGTTGGGCGGCATCAGCGGGGTCGGGGCGAAGAAGCTGGAGGCCTACGGGACGGCCTTGCTGCAGGTGCTGGAGGAGGGGAAAGCGTGA
- a CDS encoding helix-turn-helix domain-containing protein yields the protein MIDILFLVLPDTLLLDIAGPAEAFRLANQALRRRGLPEAFRLRYAGPQTQADSSVGLLLARLEPLPAAFVRPTWVVLLGRPGDACEVVGHGAEWMDARHWLAQTVAPRLAAPGEAPDGVRLLTVCSGALLAADAGLLAGRQVTTHHELLDDLQALAPTARVQANRVFVEDGAVLTSAGVTAGIDLALHGVAQVCGEVIAAAVAQVMVVFARRGVQAPQVSALLAHRDHLHPAVHRVQDAVCAAPAEPWDSARMAAAAHVTERHLARLFRLHTGVSPRGYVEQVRAALAGQALAQGKTEREALALAGFSTPRQMRQALGKRPSR from the coding sequence ATGATCGACATCCTCTTCCTCGTCCTGCCCGACACGCTGCTGCTGGACATCGCCGGTCCGGCGGAAGCGTTCCGGCTCGCCAACCAGGCGCTGCGTCGACGCGGTCTGCCCGAGGCATTTCGCCTGCGCTACGCGGGGCCGCAGACGCAGGCCGACTCGTCCGTCGGATTGCTGCTGGCGAGGCTGGAGCCGCTGCCAGCGGCGTTCGTGCGACCGACCTGGGTCGTGCTGCTCGGCCGGCCGGGAGACGCCTGCGAGGTGGTCGGACACGGCGCGGAATGGATGGACGCACGGCACTGGCTGGCGCAGACCGTGGCGCCACGGCTCGCTGCGCCCGGCGAGGCACCGGACGGGGTGCGACTGCTGACGGTGTGCAGCGGCGCCCTGCTGGCCGCAGACGCCGGCCTGCTCGCCGGACGGCAGGTGACGACCCACCACGAGCTGCTCGACGACCTGCAGGCCCTCGCCCCGACAGCCCGCGTGCAGGCCAACCGCGTCTTCGTCGAGGACGGCGCCGTGCTGACCAGCGCGGGCGTCACGGCCGGCATCGATCTGGCGCTGCACGGCGTGGCGCAGGTGTGCGGCGAGGTGATCGCCGCCGCGGTAGCGCAGGTGATGGTGGTGTTCGCGCGGCGCGGTGTGCAGGCGCCGCAGGTCTCGGCGCTGCTGGCCCACCGCGACCACCTGCACCCGGCGGTCCACCGCGTGCAGGACGCCGTCTGCGCCGCGCCCGCCGAACCGTGGGACAGCGCGCGCATGGCGGCGGCGGCGCATGTCACCGAGCGGCATCTGGCGCGGCTGTTCCGGCTGCACACCGGGGTGTCACCGCGGGGCTATGTCGAGCAGGTGCGCGCGGCGCTGGCCGGGCAGGCGCTGGCGCAGGGAAAAACCGAACGGGAAGCGCTGGCCCTGGCCGGGTTCTCGACCCCGCGGCAGATGCGACAGGCGCTCGGCAAGCGCCCGTCGCGCTGA
- a CDS encoding M20 aminoacylase family protein — MNAPDLSPLVAIRRDIHAHPELCFEEVRTADLIARTLAGWDIPVHRGLGTTGVVGIVQGTAGESSRALGLRADMDALPMTEHNTFAHASRHAGKMHACGHDGHVAMLLAAAQQLVQQRDTFAGTVYLVFQPAEEGGGGAREMIADGLFTQFPMDAIFGMHNWPGMRAGDFAVCSGPTMASSNEFRITLTGKGSHAALPHNGIDPVPVACQMVQAFQTIVTRNKKPTDAAVISVTMIHAGEATNVVPDHCEIQGTVRTFTLDVLDLIERRMREIATHTAAAFGATVQFEFHRNYPPTINHRAEAEFVREAMRAVAGDARTHEFEPTMGAEDFSFFLQAKAGAYFVIGNGDGDHRAHGHGLGPCNLHNPNYDFNDGLIPQGAALWVALARRWLAQD, encoded by the coding sequence ATGAACGCCCCCGACCTCTCCCCCCTCGTCGCGATCCGCCGCGACATCCACGCCCACCCCGAACTCTGCTTCGAGGAAGTCCGCACCGCCGACCTGATCGCCCGGACCCTCGCCGGCTGGGACATCCCGGTCCACCGCGGCCTGGGGACGACGGGCGTGGTCGGCATCGTCCAGGGCACGGCCGGCGAGTCGTCCCGCGCCCTCGGCCTGCGCGCCGACATGGACGCGCTGCCGATGACCGAGCACAACACCTTCGCCCACGCCAGCCGCCACGCCGGCAAGATGCACGCGTGCGGCCACGACGGCCACGTCGCGATGCTGCTGGCCGCCGCGCAGCAGCTGGTCCAGCAGCGTGACACCTTCGCCGGCACCGTCTACCTCGTCTTCCAGCCAGCAGAAGAAGGCGGCGGTGGCGCCCGCGAGATGATCGCCGACGGCCTGTTCACGCAGTTCCCGATGGACGCGATCTTCGGCATGCACAACTGGCCGGGCATGCGCGCCGGGGACTTCGCCGTCTGCAGCGGCCCGACGATGGCGTCGAGCAACGAGTTCAGGATCACCCTCACCGGCAAGGGCTCGCACGCCGCGCTGCCGCACAACGGGATCGATCCGGTGCCGGTGGCCTGCCAGATGGTGCAGGCCTTCCAGACCATCGTGACGCGCAACAAGAAGCCGACCGACGCTGCCGTCATCTCGGTGACGATGATCCACGCCGGCGAGGCCACCAACGTCGTGCCCGACCACTGCGAGATCCAGGGCACGGTGCGCACGTTCACGCTCGACGTGCTGGACCTGATCGAACGCCGGATGCGCGAGATCGCCACGCACACGGCGGCGGCGTTTGGCGCGACGGTGCAGTTCGAGTTCCACCGCAACTACCCGCCGACGATCAACCACCGCGCCGAGGCCGAGTTCGTCCGCGAGGCGATGCGCGCCGTGGCGGGCGACGCACGCACCCATGAATTCGAGCCGACGATGGGCGCGGAGGATTTCAGCTTCTTCCTGCAGGCCAAGGCGGGGGCCTATTTCGTCATCGGCAATGGCGACGGCGACCACCGCGCGCACGGGCACGGACTCGGCCCCTGCAATCTGCACAACCCGAACTACGACTTCAACGACGGGCTGATTCCGCAGGGAGCGGCGCTGTGGGTGGCGCTGGCGCGGCGGTGGCTGGCACAGGACTGA
- a CDS encoding cysteine hydrolase family protein has protein sequence MSRIDTPHHPTALLLIDVQQSFRARPYWSEADVPAWLAATNRLVAGCAARGIPVVQVFHTDGPDTPDNPFAPTSGLIRPIDGLAPFDAALRIDKHRHSALVGTGLGVWLHAHGVQRLIVAGIRTEQCCETTTRHASDEGWAVDYVTEATLTFEMTTPAGATLTAAQIRERTETVLAGRFATIRTVDEVLA, from the coding sequence ATGTCCCGAATCGACACCCCGCACCACCCGACCGCCCTCCTCCTGATCGATGTCCAGCAGTCCTTCCGCGCCCGCCCCTACTGGAGCGAGGCCGACGTCCCCGCCTGGCTCGCCGCGACGAACCGCCTCGTCGCCGGCTGCGCAGCACGCGGCATCCCGGTCGTGCAGGTCTTCCACACCGACGGCCCGGACACGCCCGACAACCCCTTCGCGCCCACCAGCGGCCTGATCCGCCCGATCGACGGCCTCGCCCCGTTCGACGCCGCGCTGCGCATCGACAAGCACCGCCACAGCGCCCTCGTCGGTACCGGGCTGGGCGTGTGGCTGCATGCACACGGCGTGCAGCGGCTGATCGTCGCGGGCATCCGCACGGAGCAGTGCTGCGAGACGACCACGCGCCACGCCAGCGACGAGGGCTGGGCGGTCGACTACGTGACCGAGGCGACGCTGACCTTCGAGATGACGACGCCAGCCGGCGCCACGTTGACCGCCGCCCAGATCCGCGAGCGGACCGAGACCGTGCTGGCCGGGCGCTTCGCCACGATCCGCACCGTGGACGAGGTGCTGGCCTGA
- the ssb gene encoding single-stranded DNA-binding protein, which translates to MASVNKVIILGNLGRDPEMRYTPSGSAICSLRVATTRNWKSKDSGERVEETEWHSVVMYDRQAEIAGEYLKKGRPVYIEGRLKTRKWQDKDGNDRYTTEIVGETMQLLGGREDGGGRSGGGGGGSDYGDDMGGGGGYSPAPAPRAAAPRPAAPPRAPAPRPAPAPAPKSSTGFDDMDDDIPF; encoded by the coding sequence ATGGCCTCCGTCAACAAAGTCATCATCCTCGGCAACCTCGGGCGCGACCCGGAAATGCGCTACACCCCCAGCGGCTCGGCCATCTGCAGCCTGCGCGTCGCCACCACGCGCAACTGGAAGAGCAAGGACAGCGGCGAACGCGTCGAAGAAACCGAATGGCACTCGGTGGTCATGTACGACCGCCAGGCCGAGATCGCAGGCGAATACCTGAAGAAGGGCCGCCCGGTCTACATCGAAGGCCGCCTGAAGACCCGCAAGTGGCAGGACAAGGACGGCAACGACCGCTACACCACCGAGATCGTCGGCGAAACCATGCAGTTGCTGGGCGGGCGTGAGGACGGCGGTGGTCGCAGCGGCGGTGGCGGTGGCGGCAGCGACTACGGCGACGACATGGGCGGCGGTGGCGGTTATTCGCCGGCCCCGGCTCCGCGCGCAGCAGCGCCCCGTCCGGCCGCACCGCCACGGGCACCCGCGCCGCGGCCGGCACCGGCGCCAGCGCCCAAGTCATCGACAGGGTTCGACGACATGGACGACGACATTCCGTTCTGA
- a CDS encoding Ig-like domain-containing protein, giving the protein MFHLPSPLRGAALALVLSTAVLAGCGGGIYLGWEGGGYDDLPPSVSLVTSVTAARVGDPVRLSAAASDDYAVARVEFYRVEPNGAVVRLGTDTFLPYAWDTVLPDSPIGAVRYLARSVDDAGQVTDSAWVSVVLQR; this is encoded by the coding sequence ATGTTCCACCTGCCTTCTCCCCTGCGTGGCGCCGCGCTGGCGCTGGTCCTGAGCACCGCCGTGCTGGCTGGTTGTGGCGGCGGCATCTACCTGGGCTGGGAAGGCGGCGGCTACGACGACCTGCCCCCGAGCGTCAGCCTGGTGACCAGCGTGACCGCGGCGCGGGTCGGCGATCCGGTGCGGCTGTCGGCAGCGGCGAGCGACGACTACGCCGTGGCGCGGGTCGAGTTCTACCGGGTCGAGCCGAACGGTGCCGTCGTGCGCCTGGGCACGGACACCTTCCTGCCCTACGCCTGGGACACCGTCCTGCCGGACAGTCCCATCGGCGCGGTGCGTTACCTGGCGCGGTCGGTCGATGACGCCGGACAGGTCACCGACAGTGCGTGGGTGAGCGTGGTGCTGCAACGCTGA
- a CDS encoding carboxylate--amine ligase: MLSCQGAPEADLNLVRALGEQGVPVIVVAEEAQPPSRYSRHVVAFHHAPGFTREPARLQAVLVALQAEHGALLPVFPSADPDLTALLALEDPLASVCRSITTPTGVARLLMDKSAFGVEAERLGLPVPRTFSPRTLVAAEALSRVVDYPVILKPAHPVAWKYPDVEPAVARAKALLVDEPRELMRLCCMLAPHGLEVLLQEYIPGRDEAHYSVHVYIDPDGCARASYTARKWRTFPIHAGSGCHVESVHRPALEAEAIGILQTLGFRGIANMNFKRHARTGRYLLIEINPRISQTSILAARAGVNLPWLAYRTACDLPPLPAPQRRFGLRYLNAGLDFHAFRAYRRAKEWRWGEYLKTVLRPGLVYQYASARDPGPVLHLVRSWWSRCWSKSVPPLRRAAPEGHARPGPVGDLPGMADRPS; the protein is encoded by the coding sequence GTGCTGTCCTGTCAAGGCGCGCCTGAAGCCGACCTGAACCTTGTCCGTGCGCTCGGCGAGCAGGGTGTGCCGGTGATCGTGGTCGCCGAAGAGGCGCAGCCGCCGTCCCGCTACTCCCGCCACGTCGTCGCCTTCCACCATGCGCCCGGCTTCACCCGCGAGCCCGCCCGGCTGCAGGCGGTGCTGGTGGCACTGCAGGCCGAACACGGGGCGCTGCTGCCCGTGTTCCCCTCGGCCGATCCGGACCTGACGGCGCTGCTGGCGCTGGAGGACCCACTGGCCTCGGTGTGCCGCAGCATCACGACGCCGACCGGGGTGGCGCGCCTGCTGATGGACAAGAGCGCCTTCGGAGTGGAGGCGGAGCGGCTCGGCCTGCCCGTGCCGCGCACCTTCAGTCCGCGCACGCTGGTGGCCGCCGAAGCGCTGAGCCGGGTGGTCGACTACCCCGTCATCCTCAAGCCTGCGCATCCGGTCGCCTGGAAGTACCCCGATGTGGAACCCGCTGTGGCGCGAGCCAAGGCCCTGCTGGTGGACGAGCCGCGGGAGCTGATGCGGCTGTGCTGCATGCTCGCGCCACACGGGCTGGAGGTGCTGCTGCAGGAGTACATCCCCGGCCGCGACGAGGCGCACTACAGCGTGCACGTCTACATCGATCCCGATGGCTGCGCCCGGGCCAGCTACACCGCGCGCAAGTGGCGCACCTTCCCGATCCACGCCGGCAGTGGTTGCCATGTCGAGAGCGTGCACCGGCCGGCGCTGGAGGCCGAGGCGATCGGGATCCTGCAGACGCTGGGCTTCCGCGGCATCGCGAACATGAACTTCAAGCGCCACGCCCGCACCGGCCGCTACCTGCTCATCGAGATCAACCCGCGCATCAGCCAGACCAGCATCCTCGCCGCGCGGGCGGGCGTGAACCTCCCGTGGCTGGCTTACCGCACGGCCTGCGACCTGCCACCGCTGCCAGCGCCGCAGCGGCGCTTCGGCCTGCGCTACCTGAACGCCGGGCTGGACTTCCACGCCTTCCGCGCCTACCGCCGCGCGAAGGAGTGGCGCTGGGGCGAGTACCTGAAGACCGTGCTGCGGCCGGGACTGGTCTACCAGTACGCCAGTGCGCGCGACCCGGGGCCGGTCCTGCATCTGGTGCGGAGCTGGTGGTCGCGCTGCTGGTCGAAGTCGGTGCCACCGCTGCGCCGCGCCGCGCCCGAGGGCCACGCGCGCCCAGGGCCGGTCGGCGATCTGCCGGGCATGGCGGACCGGCCGAGCTGA